One window of the uncultured Umboniibacter sp. genome contains the following:
- a CDS encoding YcjF family protein: MSSVKRTGHIEFTTEFEVPASGNREGKVETADAEASAIQEREQSESWPTSPAISDDSKGSRGTTVSSRVIFWSRWFSVGIATIIVIEGYRLLNFAWEVNTVFGGAITVLIAGLVGAAGFRLWRWRLAGKQLSNYETLRTDAERALVQRSVKLKNAWQKDAERYFNNPDMQRLLTKVSNDAGDYGDSREFVLAIDRALCQHQDKQAQKLIAETAKKSALAVGISPFATLDMMLVFWHSLRLVDGIAKIYGLRPNGRVRYQLAHKMLRNTFSMGASEIGLQTILPELGLGMGSQLLGRVGQGIGAGVLMSRLGLEALNAVRPVPFHESPPKLKSIVRGITQRATTEELEAMGVTRVLGEKTQVKRG, encoded by the coding sequence ATGAGCAGCGTGAAGCGAACCGGACATATTGAGTTTACGACAGAGTTTGAAGTACCGGCTTCTGGGAATAGAGAAGGCAAGGTAGAGACCGCTGATGCCGAAGCATCGGCGATTCAGGAAAGAGAACAGAGTGAGTCTTGGCCGACATCACCCGCAATTTCTGATGATTCAAAGGGTTCAAGAGGAACGACAGTCAGCAGCCGCGTTATCTTTTGGAGTCGCTGGTTTTCGGTTGGTATTGCAACAATCATCGTTATTGAAGGTTACCGACTGCTAAATTTTGCGTGGGAAGTTAACACTGTCTTTGGCGGAGCCATCACAGTGTTAATCGCCGGTTTAGTCGGCGCTGCTGGCTTTAGGCTTTGGCGATGGCGCCTCGCTGGAAAACAACTGAGTAACTACGAGACACTGCGCACCGATGCTGAACGCGCGCTAGTGCAACGTTCAGTGAAGCTAAAGAACGCCTGGCAGAAGGATGCTGAGCGGTATTTTAATAATCCTGATATGCAGCGATTGCTAACTAAAGTATCAAACGATGCAGGGGATTACGGCGACAGCCGTGAATTCGTTCTAGCAATCGATCGGGCTTTGTGCCAACACCAAGATAAGCAGGCCCAGAAACTCATTGCTGAAACGGCAAAAAAATCGGCGTTGGCGGTTGGAATTAGCCCCTTTGCAACGTTAGACATGATGCTGGTGTTTTGGCATTCGCTTCGGCTGGTCGACGGCATTGCCAAAATATACGGGTTACGTCCGAACGGTCGCGTACGTTATCAGCTAGCGCACAAGATGCTGCGGAATACATTTTCCATGGGAGCATCTGAGATTGGCTTACAGACTATTCTGCCTGAACTGGGACTGGGTATGGGCTCTCAGTTACTTGGTCGGGTTGGTCAGGGTATTGGCGCGGGAGTTCTGATGTCTCGCTTAGGGCTTGAGGCACTCAACGCGGTTAGACCGGTCCCGTTTCATGAGTCGCCGCCAAAACTCAAGAGCATTGTTCGGGGGATTACCCAACGCGCTACAACGGAAGAGCTTGAAGCAATGGGCGTGACGAGAGTTTTGGGTGAGAAGACGCAGGTAAAGCGTGGCTAG